A stretch of the Halomonas sp. BDJS001 genome encodes the following:
- a CDS encoding YciI family protein has protein sequence MLYAIMSEDVPNSLERRLAARPDHLARLEALRDEGRLVLAGPHPAIDAENPGDAGFSGSLVVAEFDSLEDAKAWADADPYIIAGVYAKVIVKPFKKVMP, from the coding sequence ATGCTATATGCCATTATGAGTGAAGATGTGCCCAATAGCTTAGAGCGTCGCTTGGCGGCTCGGCCCGACCACTTGGCGCGCCTGGAAGCGCTGCGTGATGAAGGCCGCTTGGTACTGGCAGGCCCTCACCCTGCCATCGACGCTGAAAACCCCGGCGATGCAGGCTTCTCCGGCAGCTTGGTAGTGGCAGAGTTCGACAGCCTGGAAGACGCCAAGGCCTGGGCTGATGCCGACCCATACATTATTGCTGGGGTCTATGCCAAGGTAATTGTTAAGCCGTTCAAGAAAGTTATGCCTTGA
- a CDS encoding LysR family transcriptional regulator, with protein MELVWLEDFIALAEHGSFVRAAEARHITQPAFSRRIRSLEQWMGVSLFIRTPQGTTLTEAGSHIQARAFEATNRLYRLREEAQEVAGKAAKTLQFAATHSLSFTFFPRWIRQTENGAPIEAIQLHSDSMQGCEQLLVRGEVPFLLCHRHPEVPSPLTQEHFVSQNVGDDILIALVARSLRESNPANQLPYLAYTEASGLGRIVAHRLYDNGEVLALKAQFSSHLAAVLMSMALEGKGVAWLPKSLAEQEISDGRLVRAFDESWDIALQIHLVRPVAPLSVAAENFWARVTDQRERD; from the coding sequence ATGGAACTTGTTTGGCTCGAAGATTTTATCGCCCTGGCAGAACACGGCAGCTTCGTACGGGCAGCAGAAGCGCGACATATCACCCAGCCAGCGTTCAGCCGCCGCATTCGCTCGTTAGAGCAGTGGATGGGTGTCAGCCTGTTTATACGCACACCGCAGGGCACCACGCTTACCGAAGCTGGTAGTCATATTCAAGCCAGAGCGTTTGAAGCGACAAATCGCCTGTATCGACTGCGCGAAGAAGCACAAGAGGTGGCCGGTAAAGCGGCAAAGACCCTTCAGTTCGCCGCCACTCATTCGCTCTCTTTTACCTTTTTTCCGCGCTGGATTCGCCAAACCGAGAATGGCGCGCCGATTGAAGCGATCCAACTTCACTCAGACAGCATGCAGGGCTGCGAGCAACTTTTGGTGCGTGGCGAGGTACCCTTTTTGCTCTGTCATCGCCATCCTGAGGTGCCTTCGCCATTGACCCAGGAGCACTTTGTGAGTCAAAACGTGGGCGACGACATCCTGATAGCACTAGTAGCTCGCTCGTTACGGGAGAGCAACCCTGCCAACCAACTGCCTTATTTGGCTTATACGGAAGCGTCGGGCCTTGGGCGCATTGTGGCTCACCGTTTATACGACAATGGCGAGGTGTTAGCGCTTAAAGCACAGTTTAGTAGCCATCTCGCCGCTGTATTGATGTCGATGGCATTAGAGGGGAAAGGAGTAGCTTGGTTGCCAAAAAGCCTTGCAGAGCAAGAGATTAGCGATGGCCGATTGGTGCGGGCGTTTGATGAAAGCTGGGATATCGCGTTGCAAATCCATCTCGTGAGACCAGTAGCCCCATTAAGCGTTGCGGCCGAAAACTTCTGGGCGCGAGTAACAGATCAGCGTGAACGCGATTAA
- a CDS encoding L-threonylcarbamoyladenylate synthase, whose product MSQYFQIHPENPQKRLIDQAIAIIRKGGVVAYPTDSGYALGCHLGEKKAIEKIKWLRSLDDKHNFTLVCSDLSEIGTYAKVDNDVFRLLKAHTPGPYTYILDATSEVPRLLLHPKRRSIGVRVPDHRITHALLAALGEPLMSVTLIPVDADLPMNDPEEIRERFGAHLDAIIDGGACHLDPTSVIDLRELPPKIIREGRGDISPFVG is encoded by the coding sequence ATGAGCCAATATTTTCAGATTCACCCGGAAAATCCGCAGAAACGTTTGATTGATCAGGCCATTGCGATCATTCGTAAAGGCGGTGTGGTCGCCTATCCCACTGACTCGGGCTACGCGCTTGGCTGCCACCTGGGTGAGAAAAAAGCCATCGAGAAGATCAAATGGCTGCGTTCGCTGGATGATAAACACAACTTCACCCTGGTGTGCTCGGATCTCTCGGAAATTGGCACCTACGCCAAGGTGGATAACGATGTGTTCCGGCTGCTGAAAGCCCATACTCCAGGGCCTTACACCTATATTCTGGATGCTACATCCGAAGTGCCCCGCCTATTGCTCCACCCCAAGCGCCGCTCTATTGGTGTGCGTGTGCCGGATCACCGCATTACCCACGCGCTGCTGGCCGCACTGGGCGAGCCATTGATGAGCGTCACGCTGATCCCGGTAGACGCTGACCTGCCCATGAACGACCCGGAAGAGATTCGTGAGCGTTTTGGTGCCCACCTGGACGCCATAATCGACGGTGGCGCCTGCCACTTGGATCCCACCAGCGTTATTGACCTGCGTGAACTGCCGCCGAAAATCATTCGCGAAGGACGTGGCGATATTTCTCCTTTCGTCGGCTAA
- the mnmC gene encoding bifunctional tRNA (5-methylaminomethyl-2-thiouridine)(34)-methyltransferase MnmD/FAD-dependent 5-carboxymethylaminomethyl-2-thiouridine(34) oxidoreductase MnmC produces the protein MTQRSNALPPLAALTTPALTWNKGAPHATAFDDIYFTRGDGRAETEHVFLGANHLPKRFAAWKAARPFVIGETGFGTGLNMLCAWACFEQHAPPSARLHLLSTEKFPLALGALEQALASWPSLATYAQTLCAQWPAAVSGIHRLHLTERVTLDLHFGDTTERLEQLDGQVDAWFLDGFAPSKNPDMWQPELFNAMAARSRPGATFATFTCAGIVKRGLKAAGFNWQKVPGYGRKREMLAGSIETPPADHRRQATPWFTPPPVASVKHVVVVGAGLAGSCVAAAMARRGVKITVVEREAPGAGGSGNRQGALYVKLAAETNHQSRVYLAGLLYSQRWLAQHHAKQVLWQPCGVVQLASSDREARRQQRFIEQHPLPSEVVTPMENPALTETAEINIDASHGLYYSQAGWVRPKALCEHLLSQPGISLRQGVVSSLTQRETGWQLNLTDGSTLEADQVVIASAHLANRFAQTAELPLQSVRGQISELRLPNEVAGPKRVVCAGGYVAPALDGVLTFGASFVPNNATTDVTDDDHQRNIDELRQTLPALVEALEQAGIELSPEHLKGRAAVRAASPDKTPYAGPVPVAAAWRVDYSLLSKDATRVAEIPGKHYPGLWISTAHGSRGLASAPLCAEVIASRICDEPMPLEAPLVDHLHPGRRIISAIIRGGNA, from the coding sequence GTGACCCAACGCTCAAACGCCTTGCCTCCGCTGGCGGCATTAACGACGCCTGCGCTTACCTGGAACAAGGGAGCCCCCCACGCAACCGCCTTTGATGACATCTATTTCACCCGTGGCGATGGGCGCGCAGAGACCGAGCATGTTTTTCTGGGCGCCAACCACCTTCCCAAACGCTTTGCCGCCTGGAAAGCCGCACGGCCTTTTGTAATTGGCGAAACCGGCTTTGGTACCGGGCTCAATATGCTCTGCGCCTGGGCCTGTTTTGAGCAACACGCGCCACCCAGTGCACGACTGCATCTGTTATCCACAGAGAAGTTTCCCCTTGCGCTTGGCGCCCTTGAACAAGCCTTAGCGAGCTGGCCCTCGCTTGCCACTTATGCACAGACGCTTTGCGCCCAGTGGCCCGCCGCGGTTAGCGGTATTCACCGTCTGCACTTAACCGAGCGCGTCACCCTGGATCTGCATTTTGGCGATACCACTGAGCGCCTGGAACAGCTGGATGGCCAGGTCGACGCCTGGTTTTTAGACGGTTTTGCCCCCTCCAAAAACCCCGACATGTGGCAGCCTGAGCTGTTTAACGCCATGGCCGCCCGTTCACGCCCTGGCGCTACGTTTGCCACTTTTACCTGCGCGGGTATCGTCAAGCGGGGCCTGAAAGCGGCGGGCTTTAACTGGCAGAAAGTGCCGGGTTATGGCCGCAAGCGGGAAATGCTGGCAGGCAGCATCGAAACTCCGCCAGCGGATCACCGCCGCCAGGCAACGCCCTGGTTTACCCCACCGCCGGTGGCCTCAGTCAAACACGTTGTCGTCGTCGGCGCGGGGCTTGCGGGCAGCTGCGTGGCCGCAGCGATGGCGCGAAGAGGCGTGAAGATAACCGTGGTCGAGCGCGAGGCCCCCGGTGCCGGTGGTTCGGGTAATCGCCAGGGCGCGCTATATGTAAAGCTGGCCGCGGAGACCAATCACCAAAGCCGGGTTTATCTTGCTGGGCTGCTGTATAGCCAGCGCTGGCTGGCGCAGCACCACGCTAAGCAAGTCTTATGGCAGCCCTGCGGCGTGGTTCAGTTGGCCAGCAGCGATAGAGAGGCCCGACGCCAGCAGCGTTTTATTGAGCAGCACCCGCTGCCCAGCGAGGTCGTCACCCCAATGGAGAACCCGGCGCTAACCGAAACAGCAGAGATCAACATTGACGCTTCCCACGGACTCTATTATTCACAAGCGGGATGGGTAAGGCCTAAGGCGCTGTGTGAGCACTTGCTTAGCCAGCCAGGCATTAGCTTGCGGCAAGGTGTGGTTAGCTCCCTTACCCAGCGAGAGACCGGCTGGCAGCTCAATTTGACCGATGGCAGCACGCTGGAGGCGGATCAGGTGGTGATTGCCAGCGCCCACTTGGCTAACCGCTTTGCGCAAACGGCGGAGTTACCGCTGCAATCGGTTCGCGGTCAGATTAGTGAATTACGGCTACCCAATGAAGTAGCAGGCCCTAAGCGGGTGGTGTGTGCTGGCGGCTATGTAGCACCTGCGTTGGATGGCGTCCTGACCTTCGGCGCTAGCTTTGTACCTAACAATGCGACAACTGATGTGACGGACGATGACCATCAGCGCAATATCGATGAGCTGCGCCAGACGCTGCCCGCCTTGGTAGAAGCGTTGGAACAGGCAGGAATTGAGTTGAGCCCTGAGCACCTTAAGGGTCGTGCCGCCGTGCGGGCAGCAAGCCCCGACAAGACCCCTTACGCAGGGCCTGTGCCGGTGGCAGCGGCGTGGCGGGTCGACTACTCGCTGCTGAGTAAAGATGCCACCCGTGTGGCAGAGATACCTGGCAAACACTACCCAGGCCTGTGGATATCCACCGCCCACGGCTCGCGAGGGTTAGCCAGTGCGCCCCTCTGTGCAGAGGTGATCGCCTCACGAATATGCGATGAGCCAATGCCGCTAGAAGCGCCGCTGGTGGATCATCTTCACCCAGGGCGGCGGATTATTAGCGCGATTATTCGTGGTGGGAACGCTTAG
- a CDS encoding cell division protein ZipA C-terminal FtsZ-binding domain-containing protein — protein sequence MELREWLIILGLALVSLIVIDGARRLQRQRRVPRLDQAEKDLSGSSLDDPEEAAKAAEINWELPNGGARVVKPADYSGLGNKPKLERQEHPGPSRVLSEFRRSASAKAAKRKADKAEKRDRAAPVAKPAASVAVNSTAAKTAYKPEVKAEQPMTSASATSTASPAEYERREPSISITDSLQNESLQTETLQTKAAMSSQPDSSSQPDSSAQSKPYTEQPAYSAVDTATPSVTEADAETPQSVAAETSPLTAHETAGSETAASEATSEMVPPHSEQEPVLRAEPEDAVFAKHANQHSSPKRRQLRSDTVGEYDELDDDEVDEYRLVDFEGMGRSLKRRLIARRKEKQRKKAEKAVRDQALAKQKAERKALEAEQKREAKEAAEAERARLAQEQALAREERNREAAAASAAAADRLAAQQHAVDEEALRYEGSEYAAHEEGFEEGFEESFGVDDRHAESELGVNESVRIHPTLEKALRHDVSGEHAKETLSSAEEVVVISVLSRDPEGFDGTKLLELMMVCGLRYSSAMGVFHRFETESHDSELQFSMVNVVKPGTFPIEEMGEFMTPGITLLMPLPGAIDSSAAFEAMVETAMVVVRHMGGELKDENRSVMTAQTIEFARQRVREFERRHRLHRQMQAR from the coding sequence ATGGAACTAAGAGAGTGGCTAATCATATTAGGACTGGCGTTGGTATCGCTCATCGTTATTGATGGTGCGCGAAGGCTTCAGCGTCAGCGACGTGTACCCCGTCTAGATCAGGCGGAGAAAGATCTTTCCGGCAGTTCGCTAGATGATCCCGAAGAGGCTGCTAAAGCCGCGGAGATCAATTGGGAACTTCCTAATGGCGGTGCTCGAGTTGTTAAACCCGCAGACTATAGTGGCTTAGGTAATAAACCAAAGTTAGAACGTCAAGAGCATCCTGGGCCCTCTAGGGTGCTCTCCGAGTTTAGACGTTCGGCCTCTGCTAAAGCGGCAAAGCGCAAAGCAGATAAGGCAGAGAAACGGGATAGAGCAGCACCAGTTGCAAAACCAGCGGCAAGTGTTGCCGTTAATAGCACTGCTGCTAAGACAGCCTATAAGCCGGAGGTTAAGGCAGAGCAGCCAATGACTTCTGCATCGGCTACTTCTACTGCTTCGCCGGCTGAATATGAGCGTCGCGAACCCAGTATCTCAATCACGGACTCTTTGCAAAATGAGTCTTTGCAAACAGAAACGTTGCAGACCAAGGCGGCTATGTCTTCGCAGCCGGATTCGTCTTCACAACCGGATTCCTCTGCACAATCGAAACCCTATACCGAGCAGCCTGCTTACTCTGCCGTTGACACGGCGACTCCTTCAGTGACAGAAGCGGATGCTGAAACGCCTCAATCTGTCGCTGCTGAGACGTCACCGCTTACCGCTCACGAAACCGCTGGCAGTGAAACAGCCGCCAGTGAAGCAACTAGTGAAATGGTGCCGCCACATTCAGAGCAAGAACCTGTACTTCGAGCGGAGCCGGAAGACGCGGTATTTGCCAAACATGCCAATCAGCACTCATCACCTAAACGGCGTCAACTGCGCTCCGATACAGTGGGCGAATATGACGAGTTGGACGATGATGAAGTTGATGAGTATCGCTTAGTCGACTTTGAAGGCATGGGGCGCTCGCTAAAGCGTCGTTTGATTGCGCGGCGTAAAGAGAAACAGCGTAAGAAAGCTGAGAAAGCGGTGCGTGATCAAGCCTTGGCCAAGCAGAAGGCCGAACGCAAAGCGCTGGAAGCAGAGCAGAAGCGTGAAGCCAAAGAGGCCGCTGAAGCAGAGCGCGCCCGCCTCGCTCAAGAGCAGGCCCTAGCTCGTGAAGAACGAAATCGTGAAGCAGCGGCGGCCAGTGCGGCCGCTGCAGATAGGCTCGCTGCCCAGCAGCATGCTGTCGATGAAGAAGCGCTTCGTTATGAAGGCAGTGAGTATGCCGCCCACGAAGAGGGTTTTGAAGAGGGTTTTGAAGAGAGCTTTGGCGTTGATGACCGCCACGCTGAAAGCGAGCTTGGAGTGAATGAGAGTGTCCGCATACATCCAACGTTGGAAAAAGCCCTGCGCCACGATGTAAGCGGTGAACACGCCAAGGAAACACTCTCCAGTGCTGAAGAAGTCGTGGTCATTAGCGTTCTCTCTAGAGACCCCGAAGGTTTCGACGGTACCAAACTGCTGGAACTGATGATGGTTTGCGGGTTGCGCTACAGTAGTGCAATGGGTGTTTTTCACCGCTTTGAAACCGAGAGTCACGATAGCGAACTGCAGTTCTCGATGGTCAACGTGGTGAAACCGGGCACTTTCCCCATCGAAGAGATGGGTGAGTTTATGACCCCCGGTATCACGCTGCTGATGCCGCTGCCCGGCGCTATTGATAGCTCAGCCGCCTTTGAGGCGATGGTAGAAACCGCCATGGTCGTGGTTCGCCATATGGGCGGCGAGCTTAAAGACGAAAACCGTAGTGTGATGACCGCACAAACAATCGAATTCGCCCGCCAGCGAGTGCGTGAGTTTGAGCGTCGGCATAGGCTACACCGTCAGATGCAAGCGCGGTAA
- a CDS encoding mandelate racemase/muconate lactonizing enzyme family protein — translation MRIVEIREKTVSIASPIANAYIDFSKMTCSLVAVVTDVIRDGKPVIGYGFNSNGRYGQGALMRERFFDRISEADPESLIDQAHNNLDPFAIWKTLMTNEKPGGHGERSVAVGTIDMAVWDAVAKIEGKPLYRLLADRYRNGQTDDKVWVYAAGGYYYPGKDHSKLQDEMRSYLDRGYSVVKMKIGAASLAEDLRRIEAVIKVVGDGSRLAVDANGRFDQATAIAYAEALKPYKLFWYEEAGDPLDYALQAELANHYELPMATGENLFSHQDARNLLRHGGMRADRDYVQFDCALSYGLVEYMRTLEVMDELGWSSRRVVPHGGHQMSLNIAAGLQLGGNESYPDVFQPFGGFADGIQVENGYVGLPDIPGVGFEAKSALYAVMRELGEG, via the coding sequence ATGCGCATCGTTGAAATTCGCGAGAAAACCGTTTCTATCGCTTCGCCCATTGCCAATGCCTATATCGATTTTTCCAAAATGACCTGCTCGCTTGTTGCCGTGGTCACGGATGTGATCCGTGACGGTAAGCCTGTGATTGGCTACGGGTTTAATTCTAACGGCCGCTATGGACAGGGTGCGCTGATGCGCGAGCGGTTTTTTGACCGTATTAGCGAAGCTGACCCTGAAAGCCTTATTGATCAAGCGCATAACAATCTTGATCCCTTTGCGATCTGGAAAACCTTAATGACCAATGAAAAGCCCGGCGGCCACGGTGAGCGCTCCGTAGCGGTAGGCACAATCGACATGGCCGTTTGGGATGCGGTGGCCAAAATTGAAGGTAAGCCACTCTATCGGCTGCTGGCTGATCGTTACCGTAATGGCCAGACAGACGACAAAGTGTGGGTCTATGCGGCAGGCGGCTATTACTACCCCGGTAAGGATCACAGCAAACTACAGGATGAAATGCGCAGTTACCTGGATCGTGGCTATAGCGTGGTCAAAATGAAAATCGGTGCTGCATCGTTAGCAGAGGATCTACGCCGAATCGAAGCGGTCATCAAGGTCGTTGGTGATGGTAGTCGCTTAGCAGTGGACGCCAATGGTCGTTTTGATCAAGCCACCGCTATCGCCTACGCCGAAGCGCTAAAACCCTACAAGCTGTTCTGGTACGAGGAGGCTGGTGACCCACTCGACTATGCCCTTCAAGCAGAGCTTGCCAACCACTACGAGCTGCCTATGGCCACCGGTGAGAACCTGTTCTCACACCAGGATGCGCGCAACTTGCTCCGCCACGGCGGTATGCGTGCCGACCGCGACTATGTGCAGTTTGATTGCGCACTCTCCTACGGCTTAGTGGAGTATATGCGTACCCTAGAAGTGATGGATGAGCTTGGCTGGTCATCGCGCCGCGTGGTTCCCCATGGCGGCCACCAGATGTCGCTGAATATTGCCGCGGGTTTACAGTTAGGCGGAAACGAATCCTACCCGGACGTTTTCCAGCCTTTTGGCGGCTTCGCGGATGGTATTCAGGTGGAGAATGGCTATGTGGGGCTGCCCGATATCCCCGGCGTGGGCTTTGAAGCGAAATCGGCGCTTTATGCGGTAATGCGCGAGCTTGGTGAAGGTTAA
- a CDS encoding PHP domain-containing protein encodes MSRLPTTFDADQRYPVDLHMHSTASDGALSPTELVTLCAERGLTHISLTDHDTMDGIEEAGRAAEQAGLCLIPGCELSTRWQGINIHVVALLPGGLQGPMVDGLIQQREARIQRAEVIAERLEKVGLSNALEKARMHAGSDRPLGRPDFARALVAEGVVPDWASAFKRYLGSGKKGDVKAHWPEISEAVGWIVGSGGVAVIAHPLRHGLTRRKRGLLMDTFQAAGGQAVELVSGQQNPDSTRDLARQLVERDLYASMGSDFHFPGSHAAPGSMSLVPRTAAPPIWQHPRLVHLRDASPGLLAVG; translated from the coding sequence ATGTCCCGACTTCCCACTACCTTTGATGCCGATCAGCGCTACCCGGTTGATTTGCACATGCACTCAACAGCTTCCGATGGCGCATTATCGCCCACCGAGCTGGTAACCCTGTGTGCCGAACGTGGTTTAACGCACATATCGCTTACTGATCACGATACCATGGACGGCATTGAAGAAGCGGGCCGCGCGGCGGAGCAAGCAGGGCTGTGCCTTATCCCCGGCTGTGAGTTATCCACACGCTGGCAAGGCATCAATATCCATGTGGTAGCGCTGCTGCCTGGTGGCTTACAGGGGCCGATGGTGGATGGCCTGATTCAGCAGCGTGAAGCGCGGATTCAGCGTGCTGAAGTCATTGCTGAAAGGCTGGAAAAAGTCGGCTTATCTAACGCGCTGGAAAAAGCTCGCATGCACGCAGGCAGCGACCGCCCCTTGGGCCGCCCGGACTTTGCCCGCGCGCTGGTAGCGGAAGGCGTGGTGCCGGACTGGGCCAGCGCTTTTAAGCGCTATTTGGGCAGCGGCAAAAAGGGCGATGTAAAAGCCCACTGGCCGGAAATCAGCGAAGCGGTGGGCTGGATTGTCGGTTCTGGCGGCGTCGCCGTGATTGCCCATCCACTGCGCCACGGCCTAACCCGGCGCAAGCGTGGCCTGTTGATGGATACCTTCCAGGCCGCGGGCGGCCAAGCGGTCGAACTGGTCAGCGGCCAGCAGAACCCAGACAGCACCCGCGATCTGGCGCGCCAGCTAGTGGAGCGCGACCTTTACGCCTCCATGGGCAGTGATTTTCACTTTCCCGGAAGCCATGCGGCTCCCGGCAGTATGAGTTTAGTGCCGCGCACCGCAGCGCCGCCCATATGGCAGCACCCGCGGCTAGTGCACTTGCGCGATGCGTCGCCCGGGCTGCTGGCGGTTGGTTAA
- the ligA gene encoding NAD-dependent DNA ligase LigA, which produces MSQSDSQPLEEITQLRATLDEANYRYYVLDEPTLTDADYDRKFQRLQQLEAEHPELVTPDSPTQRVGAAPADGFPTVAHAIPMLSLDNAFSRDDIHAFAERVAERLECAADDVEFTCEPKLDGAAVSLVYEQGVLVSGATRGDGRTGEGITSNLRTLRSVPLKLMGKHVPALLEVRGEVIMRHAGFEALNERAREEGSKVFANPRNAAAGSLRQLDPRITAKRPLEFHAYQAARLEPDLGDATHSELMKRLATLGFRASAELKVVKGPQAVADYCEQLGEKRDGLGFDIDGVVIKVNALRHQRELGFVARAPRWAVAFKYPAQEEVTTLNDVEFQVGRTGAITPVARLEPVTVAGVTVSNATLHNADEIKRLDVMIGDTVSIRRAGDVIPQVVSVHTELRPKDARAIVFPEHCPVCGSDIERLEGEAVARCSGGLYCAAQRKEALKHFASRKALDIDGLGEKLIVQLVDLGWVETPAALFHLTVEQLQSLPRMGEKSATNLVNALEAAKSTTLARFIYALGIREVGEATAANLANHFGTLDAIQAAELEALEAVNDVGPIVAAHVHTFFRQPHNQETIAALIEAGITWQEAEVTQGPTPLEGQTWVLTGSMESMTRDEGKARLQALGAKVAGSVSKKTTCLVAGEAAGSKLTKAEQMGVDVIDEATFIERLAEWEHR; this is translated from the coding sequence ATGAGTCAGTCTGATTCTCAACCGCTGGAAGAGATTACCCAACTGCGGGCCACCTTGGACGAGGCCAACTACCGTTACTACGTGCTCGATGAACCGACGCTCACGGATGCTGACTACGATCGCAAATTTCAGCGCTTACAGCAGTTGGAGGCTGAGCACCCTGAGTTGGTCACTCCCGATTCGCCCACCCAGCGTGTTGGCGCCGCCCCTGCGGATGGCTTTCCCACGGTGGCCCATGCGATCCCCATGCTATCGCTGGATAATGCCTTTAGCCGTGACGATATCCACGCCTTCGCCGAGCGGGTGGCCGAACGCCTTGAGTGCGCCGCAGACGACGTTGAGTTCACCTGCGAGCCGAAACTGGATGGCGCCGCTGTCTCGCTAGTTTACGAGCAGGGCGTACTGGTAAGCGGAGCAACACGAGGCGATGGCCGTACCGGTGAAGGCATTACCTCTAACCTGCGCACGCTGCGTTCGGTGCCGCTAAAGCTGATGGGTAAACATGTGCCCGCCCTGTTGGAAGTGCGTGGCGAAGTCATTATGCGCCACGCGGGCTTTGAAGCGTTGAACGAGCGTGCCCGGGAAGAGGGCAGCAAGGTTTTTGCCAATCCGCGTAATGCCGCGGCGGGCAGCCTGCGTCAGTTGGATCCCCGCATTACGGCAAAACGGCCGCTGGAGTTTCACGCCTACCAGGCTGCACGCTTGGAGCCTGATCTGGGGGATGCGACGCACAGTGAATTAATGAAGCGGTTAGCCACGCTTGGCTTTCGTGCCAGTGCAGAGCTTAAAGTCGTCAAAGGCCCCCAAGCCGTTGCTGACTACTGCGAGCAGTTGGGCGAGAAGCGCGACGGTCTCGGGTTCGATATTGATGGCGTAGTGATCAAGGTGAATGCCCTGCGCCACCAGCGAGAGCTTGGCTTTGTGGCCCGCGCGCCGCGCTGGGCGGTGGCATTTAAGTATCCCGCTCAGGAAGAGGTCACCACGCTTAACGATGTGGAATTCCAGGTGGGCCGCACCGGAGCGATTACCCCCGTGGCGCGCTTGGAGCCGGTCACCGTAGCCGGTGTGACGGTGTCTAACGCGACACTGCACAACGCCGATGAGATCAAACGCCTGGATGTGATGATCGGCGATACAGTCTCGATTCGCCGGGCCGGTGATGTGATTCCCCAAGTGGTGAGCGTGCATACCGAGCTGCGGCCAAAGGATGCAAGAGCGATCGTTTTTCCTGAACACTGCCCGGTGTGCGGTTCCGATATCGAGCGTCTTGAAGGCGAAGCGGTGGCGCGCTGCTCCGGTGGCCTGTACTGCGCGGCGCAGCGCAAAGAGGCGCTCAAGCACTTCGCCAGCCGCAAGGCGCTGGATATTGACGGCCTGGGCGAAAAGCTGATTGTGCAGTTAGTCGATTTAGGCTGGGTAGAAACGCCGGCGGCGCTGTTTCACTTAACCGTCGAGCAGTTGCAAAGCCTTCCGCGTATGGGCGAAAAGTCGGCTACTAACCTGGTCAACGCACTTGAAGCCGCTAAGTCGACCACCTTGGCGCGGTTTATTTACGCTTTAGGTATCCGTGAAGTAGGCGAGGCCACGGCGGCGAATCTTGCCAACCACTTTGGTACCCTAGACGCCATTCAAGCCGCTGAGTTGGAAGCGCTGGAAGCGGTCAACGATGTCGGCCCGATCGTCGCCGCCCATGTGCACACTTTCTTTCGCCAACCGCACAACCAGGAAACCATTGCCGCGCTGATTGAAGCGGGCATTACCTGGCAGGAGGCGGAAGTCACCCAAGGCCCGACGCCGCTGGAAGGCCAGACCTGGGTGCTCACTGGCTCGATGGAGAGCATGACCCGGGATGAAGGCAAGGCGCGTTTGCAGGCGCTGGGTGCCAAGGTGGCGGGCAGCGTATCGAAAAAGACCACTTGCCTGGTCGCTGGCGAAGCGGCGGGCAGCAAACTCACCAAAGCCGAGCAGATGGGCGTAGACGTCATCGACGAAGCTACCTTTATTGAACGTTTGGCAGAGTGGGAGCATCGCTAA
- a CDS encoding YheU family protein, protein MSRFIEVPARMLPPDTLNALLEAFVTRQGYDTTDTTGEGMHGWVAELKQQLERNELIIAHDLELEMTEVMTLAQWRSFGRDIADDEEEGDI, encoded by the coding sequence ATGAGCCGTTTTATTGAAGTCCCCGCCAGAATGCTGCCGCCGGATACCCTTAATGCCCTGCTAGAGGCGTTTGTGACCCGTCAGGGCTACGACACCACCGATACCACGGGCGAGGGCATGCATGGATGGGTAGCCGAGCTGAAACAGCAGCTAGAGCGCAATGAGCTGATCATCGCCCATGATCTAGAGCTGGAGATGACCGAAGTGATGACCCTGGCCCAGTGGCGTTCTTTTGGCCGCGATATCGCCGACGACGAGGAGGAGGGCGATATCTAA